The proteins below come from a single Micromonospora citrea genomic window:
- the thiS gene encoding sulfur carrier protein ThiS → MELTVNGTGRSVPGGSTVADVVRAVTDQQRGLAVAVNGEVVPRTGWPATVLRDGDRVEVLSAAQGG, encoded by the coding sequence GTGGAACTGACGGTGAACGGCACCGGGCGCAGCGTGCCCGGCGGCTCGACCGTGGCGGACGTGGTCCGCGCGGTCACCGACCAGCAGCGCGGCCTCGCCGTCGCGGTCAACGGGGAGGTCGTGCCGCGTACCGGCTGGCCGGCGACCGTGCTGCGCGACGGCGACCGCGTCGAGGTGCTCAGCGCCGCCCAGGGCGGGTGA
- a CDS encoding P1 family peptidase: MQESRRARELGIVVGTLPTGPVNAVTDVPGVRVGHTTLVEGDSIRTGVTAIVPDQLTERRSLPAGLFVGNGHGKMVGSTQVTELGEIETPVVLTATLSTFRAADALLTYMLGQPGREAVESLNPVVAETNDGFLSDIRARPVRAEHVLAALGEARGGLPAEGAVGAGTGTAALGFKAGVGTSSRLVATSRGAVTVGVLAQANFSGVLQVLGVPIRCEQVGVPVAPGRPEHRGNSCVIVVATDGRFDARQLGRIARRAVFAMARVGSDFAGGSGDYALAFSTADPGASAAPEHDLEPVFAAVLEAVEEALLNSLFTARTTVGFAGRVKYAVPHDRMRHLLRTHRVDLRG, translated from the coding sequence GTGCAGGAATCCCGGCGGGCCCGCGAACTCGGCATCGTCGTGGGGACGCTGCCGACGGGGCCGGTGAACGCCGTCACCGACGTCCCCGGCGTCCGGGTGGGCCACACCACCCTGGTCGAGGGCGACAGCATCCGGACCGGGGTGACGGCGATCGTCCCGGATCAGCTGACCGAGCGCCGGTCGCTGCCCGCCGGGCTGTTCGTCGGCAACGGGCACGGCAAGATGGTCGGCTCCACGCAGGTGACCGAGCTGGGCGAGATCGAGACCCCCGTGGTGCTGACCGCGACGCTGTCCACGTTCCGGGCCGCGGACGCGCTGCTCACCTACATGCTCGGGCAGCCGGGCCGGGAGGCGGTCGAGTCGCTGAACCCGGTGGTCGCCGAGACCAACGACGGGTTCCTCTCCGACATCCGGGCGCGACCGGTGCGGGCGGAGCACGTGCTCGCGGCGCTGGGCGAGGCGCGCGGCGGGCTGCCCGCCGAGGGGGCCGTCGGCGCGGGTACGGGCACGGCGGCCCTGGGCTTCAAGGCCGGCGTCGGCACGTCCTCGCGGCTGGTCGCGACGTCGCGGGGTGCGGTCACCGTCGGCGTGCTGGCGCAGGCCAACTTCTCCGGCGTGCTCCAGGTGCTGGGGGTGCCGATCCGCTGCGAGCAGGTGGGCGTGCCGGTCGCCCCGGGGCGGCCGGAGCACCGGGGGAACTCCTGCGTGATCGTGGTCGCCACGGACGGCCGGTTCGACGCGCGCCAGCTCGGCCGGATCGCCCGCCGGGCCGTGTTCGCGATGGCGCGGGTCGGATCGGACTTCGCCGGCGGCAGCGGCGACTACGCGCTGGCGTTCTCCACGGCGGATCCGGGGGCGTCGGCGGCGCCCGAGCACGACCTGGAACCGGTCTTCGCGGCGGTGCTGGAGGCGGTGGAGGAGGCCCTGCTGAACTCGCTGTTCACGGCGCGCACCACCGTCGGCTTCGCCGGGCGGGTCAAGTACGCCGTCCCGCACGACCGGATGCGGCACCTGCTGCGGACGCACCGCGTCGACCTGCGCGGGTGA
- the thiD gene encoding bifunctional hydroxymethylpyrimidine kinase/phosphomethylpyrimidine kinase, with protein sequence MTPTTVLTIAGSDSGAGAGIQADLKVFAALGAYGTSVLTAVTAQNTRGVDAVLPLPPRTVTEQLDSVLADFSVRAAKTGMLGTPAIADAVADAAQDGRLPHLVVDPVLVATSGHRLGVVAAVERLLPYARVATPNCAEAAAITGRPVTTVEEMVTAAEALAAGGSEHVVVTGGDVDSDGEAVDVLHGDGVTTLLRAPRVATRHNHGTGCSFSAAIAVRLALGDPVPTAVAAAKEYVFRALTGARNWELGAGRGPLDHFGWSA encoded by the coding sequence ATGACCCCGACGACCGTGCTCACCATTGCCGGCTCCGACTCCGGCGCCGGTGCCGGCATCCAGGCGGACCTCAAGGTCTTCGCGGCCCTCGGCGCGTACGGCACCAGCGTGCTCACAGCGGTCACCGCGCAGAACACGCGCGGCGTAGACGCCGTCCTGCCGTTGCCGCCCCGCACGGTCACCGAGCAGCTCGACAGCGTGCTCGCCGACTTCAGCGTCCGAGCCGCCAAGACGGGCATGCTCGGCACCCCGGCGATCGCCGACGCGGTGGCCGACGCCGCGCAGGACGGGCGGCTGCCGCACCTCGTCGTCGACCCGGTGCTCGTCGCCACCAGCGGGCACCGGCTGGGCGTGGTCGCCGCGGTCGAGCGGCTGCTGCCGTACGCCCGGGTGGCGACGCCGAACTGCGCGGAGGCCGCGGCCATCACCGGGCGGCCGGTGACCACGGTCGAGGAGATGGTGACCGCAGCCGAGGCGCTCGCCGCCGGCGGGTCGGAGCACGTCGTGGTGACCGGCGGCGACGTGGACTCCGACGGCGAGGCGGTCGACGTGCTGCACGGCGACGGGGTCACCACGCTGCTCCGCGCGCCCCGGGTCGCCACCCGGCACAACCACGGCACGGGGTGCTCGTTCTCGGCGGCGATCGCCGTCCGGCTGGCCCTCGGCGACCCGGTGCCGACGGCGGTCGCCGCCGCCAAGGAGTACGTCTTCCGCGCGCTGACCGGCGCGCGGAACTGGGAGCTGGGCGCGGGACGCGGCCCGCTGGACCACTTCGGCTGGTCCGCTTGA
- a CDS encoding aldo/keto reductase, with amino-acid sequence MTYRRLGDSGLVVSVVGIGCNNFGRKLDLDGTRAVVDAALDVGINFFDTADIYGEPQGGSEELLGQALKGRRDDVVVATKFGMDMHGLNGPDFGARGARRYIARAVEASLRRLGTDHIDLYQMHEPDPGTPIDETLAALDDLVRAGKVRYLGNSNFAGWQIADADWVASSNGRSRFISAQNHYSLLERSVETEVVPACERFGLGLLPFFPLANGLLTGKYRRDQAPPAGSRLAGGGRYAQRLAAADWDLIEAIEAYADERGLSMLQVAIGGLAAQPAVTSVIAGATTPEQVRANAEAGAWQPTDEDLDALRAVL; translated from the coding sequence ATGACCTATCGCCGGCTGGGCGACTCCGGGCTCGTGGTGTCCGTGGTCGGCATCGGCTGCAACAACTTCGGCCGCAAGCTGGACCTCGACGGCACCCGGGCGGTGGTCGACGCCGCGCTCGACGTCGGGATCAACTTCTTCGACACCGCCGACATCTACGGCGAGCCGCAGGGCGGCTCCGAGGAACTGCTCGGCCAGGCTCTCAAGGGCCGCCGCGACGACGTGGTGGTGGCCACCAAGTTCGGCATGGACATGCACGGGCTCAACGGCCCCGACTTCGGCGCTCGGGGCGCGCGACGCTACATCGCCCGCGCGGTCGAGGCGTCGCTGCGCAGGCTCGGCACCGACCACATCGACCTGTACCAGATGCACGAGCCGGACCCGGGCACCCCGATCGACGAGACCCTCGCCGCGCTCGACGACCTGGTGCGCGCCGGCAAGGTGCGCTACCTGGGCAACTCCAACTTCGCCGGGTGGCAGATCGCCGACGCCGACTGGGTGGCGTCGTCCAACGGCCGGTCGCGGTTCATCAGCGCCCAGAACCACTACAGCCTCCTGGAACGCTCCGTCGAGACCGAGGTGGTGCCGGCCTGCGAGCGGTTCGGTCTCGGGCTGCTGCCGTTCTTCCCGCTGGCCAACGGGCTGCTCACCGGGAAGTACAGGCGCGACCAGGCCCCGCCCGCCGGCAGCCGCCTCGCCGGTGGCGGCCGGTACGCCCAGCGCCTCGCCGCCGCCGACTGGGACCTCATCGAGGCCATCGAGGCGTACGCGGACGAGCGGGGCCTGTCGATGCTCCAGGTGGCGATCGGCGGGCTGGCCGCCCAGCCGGCGGTCACCTCGGTGATCGCCGGCGCCACCACGCCGGAGCAGGTGCGGGCCAACGCCGAGGCGGGTGCCTGGCAGCCCACCGACGAGGATCTCGACGCCCTCCGCGCGGTCCTCTGA
- the thiE gene encoding thiamine phosphate synthase — protein MPSLGRLHLITDTRPGRDPLAVLRAALPVARDELVVQVRVEDDATDREAYELASRVVALCAPYGATCLVNDRLHVALAVGAAGGHVGADDLPVGAARRVLGATAVLGATAREPGTAAEAVAAGASYLGVGPCHATSTKTGLPAPIGPAGVRAVAEAVDVPVVAIGGVTAANAPALLAAGAYGVAVVGALSGAADPGRATTELLGALGC, from the coding sequence GTGCCGTCCCTCGGGCGACTGCATCTGATCACCGACACCCGACCCGGGCGTGACCCGCTGGCCGTGCTGCGGGCCGCCCTGCCGGTGGCCCGTGACGAACTGGTCGTGCAGGTCCGCGTGGAGGACGACGCCACCGACCGGGAGGCGTACGAGCTGGCCAGCCGGGTGGTCGCGCTCTGTGCGCCGTACGGCGCCACCTGCCTGGTCAACGACCGGTTGCACGTGGCGCTGGCGGTGGGCGCCGCAGGCGGGCACGTCGGCGCGGACGACCTGCCGGTCGGGGCGGCCCGCCGGGTGCTCGGCGCCACCGCCGTGCTCGGCGCCACCGCCCGCGAACCGGGAACGGCCGCCGAGGCGGTCGCCGCCGGGGCCAGCTACCTGGGCGTGGGCCCCTGCCACGCCACCAGCACCAAGACCGGGCTGCCGGCACCGATCGGCCCGGCCGGGGTGCGCGCCGTCGCCGAGGCCGTGGACGTGCCGGTCGTCGCGATAGGCGGCGTGACCGCCGCCAACGCGCCGGCGCTGCTGGCCGCCGGGGCGTACGGGGTGGCGGTGGTGGGGGCGCTCTCCGGGGCGGCCGATCCGGGCCGGGCGACGACGGAGCTGCTGGGAGCCCTGGGGTGCTGA
- the truA gene encoding tRNA pseudouridine(38-40) synthase TruA, with protein sequence MDERTRLRLDVAYDGTGFSGWAAQPTRRTVAGVLVETLDLVLGAGTATGLTVAGRTDAGVHATGQVCHVDLPAAVWREHEGRLLRRLARLLPTDVRIRAMTEVPADFDARFSATFRRYEYRVTDAPWGAEPLRRHEVLAWPKPLDLAALNAAAAGLVGEHDFAAYCRRKENATTLREVTRLDWRRDPDGILVATVQADAFCQAMVRSLVGAMLVAGDGRRPVEWPGSLLARRERSSEVTVAPAHGLTLVAVGYPDDPAEYARRAEATRRLRVPLEG encoded by the coding sequence GTGGACGAGCGCACCCGGCTCCGGCTGGACGTCGCGTACGACGGCACCGGCTTCTCCGGCTGGGCCGCCCAGCCGACCCGGCGTACCGTCGCCGGGGTGCTCGTGGAGACCCTCGACCTGGTGCTCGGCGCCGGGACGGCGACCGGGCTGACCGTGGCGGGACGCACCGACGCGGGCGTGCACGCCACCGGGCAGGTCTGCCACGTCGACCTGCCCGCCGCCGTGTGGCGGGAGCACGAGGGGCGGCTGCTGCGCCGGCTGGCCCGGCTGCTCCCCACCGACGTGCGGATACGCGCGATGACCGAGGTGCCGGCGGACTTCGACGCCCGGTTCTCGGCCACCTTCCGCCGCTACGAGTACCGGGTGACCGACGCGCCCTGGGGCGCCGAGCCGCTGCGCCGGCACGAGGTGCTGGCCTGGCCGAAGCCGCTTGACCTGGCCGCGCTCAACGCCGCCGCGGCGGGCCTGGTGGGGGAGCACGACTTCGCCGCGTACTGCCGGCGCAAGGAGAACGCCACCACCCTGCGCGAGGTGACCAGGCTGGACTGGCGGCGGGATCCCGACGGGATCCTCGTCGCCACCGTGCAGGCCGACGCGTTCTGCCAGGCGATGGTGCGCAGCCTGGTCGGGGCGATGCTCGTGGCCGGGGACGGGCGCCGGCCGGTCGAGTGGCCGGGCAGCCTGCTCGCCCGCCGGGAGCGTTCCAGCGAGGTGACGGTGGCCCCGGCGCACGGGCTGACCCTGGTCGCCGTGGGCTATCCCGACGACCCGGCCGAGTACGCCCGCCGCGCCGAGGCGACCCGCCGGCTGCGCGTACCCCTGGAGGGTTGA
- a CDS encoding ABC-F family ATP-binding cassette domain-containing protein, whose protein sequence is MGYVDVAAVGHLLPDGRELFADVSFRVGEGAKVALVGPNGAGKTTLLRMVAGDLPVKTGAIARAGGLGVMRQFIGMIGDESTLADLALSLAPPALRDAGRRLAATEAAMRAAEVRGKYSTAAGKAQLAYADALAAWGEVGGYDAEVLFDTVATIVLDLPWDAARERPVRTLSGGQQKRFALELLLRGPDEVLLLDEPDNFLDVPGKRWLEGRLRESGKSVLYVSHDRELLAHTADRVVAVEGGSAWVHPSGFASWHSARVARHARLDELRKRWDEEHQKLRELMLMYKQKAAYNDGMASRYQAAQTRLRKFEEAGPPPVPPKDQDIRMRLTGGRTGKRAVVCEQLELDGLTYPFDLEIWYGDRVAVLGANGTGKSHFLRLLARGGTDPDPANGPVDGAAALAPVAHAGVARLGARVRPGHFSQTHDRPELMAKTLVEILWRGDDHRAGMDRHAAMAALSRYELAGQGDQRFGTLSGGQQARFLVLLLELSGATLLLLDEPTDNLDLASAEALEAGLNAFEGTVVAVTHDRWFTRSFDRFVLFRGDNEVVETPEPVWDVA, encoded by the coding sequence GTGGGATACGTGGACGTGGCAGCGGTCGGGCACCTCCTCCCCGACGGTCGGGAGCTCTTCGCCGACGTGTCGTTCCGGGTCGGTGAGGGCGCCAAGGTGGCCCTCGTCGGGCCGAACGGCGCCGGCAAGACGACCCTGCTGCGCATGGTCGCCGGCGACCTGCCGGTGAAGACGGGCGCGATCGCGCGGGCCGGCGGGCTCGGCGTCATGCGCCAGTTCATCGGCATGATCGGCGACGAGTCCACGCTGGCCGACCTCGCGTTGTCGCTGGCCCCGCCGGCGCTGCGCGACGCCGGCCGCCGGCTCGCCGCGACCGAGGCGGCCATGCGGGCGGCCGAGGTGCGCGGCAAGTACAGCACCGCCGCCGGCAAGGCCCAGCTGGCGTACGCGGACGCGCTCGCGGCCTGGGGCGAGGTCGGCGGGTACGACGCCGAGGTGCTCTTCGACACCGTCGCCACGATCGTGCTCGACCTGCCGTGGGACGCCGCCCGGGAACGTCCGGTGCGGACCCTCTCCGGCGGCCAGCAGAAACGATTCGCCCTCGAACTGCTGCTGCGCGGCCCCGACGAGGTGCTGCTCCTCGACGAGCCGGACAACTTCCTCGACGTGCCCGGCAAGCGGTGGCTGGAGGGGCGGCTGCGGGAGTCCGGCAAGTCGGTGCTCTACGTCTCGCACGACCGGGAACTCCTCGCCCACACCGCCGACCGGGTGGTCGCCGTCGAGGGCGGCAGCGCCTGGGTGCACCCGAGCGGCTTCGCGAGCTGGCACTCCGCCCGGGTGGCCCGGCACGCCCGCCTCGACGAGCTGCGCAAACGCTGGGACGAGGAACACCAGAAGCTGCGCGAGCTGATGCTGATGTACAAGCAGAAGGCCGCGTACAACGACGGGATGGCCTCGCGCTACCAGGCCGCGCAGACCCGGCTGCGCAAGTTCGAGGAGGCCGGGCCGCCGCCCGTACCCCCGAAGGACCAGGACATCCGGATGCGGCTGACCGGCGGGCGGACCGGCAAGCGCGCGGTGGTCTGCGAGCAGCTCGAACTCGACGGCCTGACCTACCCGTTCGACCTGGAGATCTGGTACGGCGACCGGGTCGCCGTGCTCGGCGCCAACGGCACCGGCAAGTCGCACTTCCTGCGGCTGCTGGCCCGGGGCGGCACCGACCCCGACCCCGCCAACGGCCCGGTCGACGGGGCGGCGGCGCTGGCGCCGGTGGCCCACGCCGGGGTGGCCCGGCTCGGCGCGCGGGTGCGCCCCGGGCACTTCTCGCAGACCCACGACCGGCCGGAGCTGATGGCGAAGACCCTCGTCGAGATCCTCTGGCGGGGCGACGACCACCGGGCCGGCATGGACCGGCACGCGGCGATGGCGGCACTGAGCCGGTACGAGCTGGCCGGGCAGGGCGACCAGCGCTTCGGCACCCTCTCCGGCGGGCAGCAGGCACGCTTCCTGGTGCTGCTGCTGGAGCTGTCCGGCGCGACGCTCCTGCTGCTCGACGAGCCCACCGACAACCTCGACCTGGCCTCCGCCGAGGCGCTGGAGGCCGGGCTGAACGCGTTCGAGGGGACCGTGGTGGCGGTGACCCACGACCGCTGGTTCACCCGGTCGTTCGACCGGTTCGTGCTCTTCCGCGGCGACAACGAGGTGGTGGAGACCCCCGAACCGGTCTGGGACGTGGCGTGA
- a CDS encoding class I SAM-dependent methyltransferase: MTGDHYFTAEPATAAHPREVEFSVAGRDYTLTSAGGVFSAARLDPGTAVLLRKAELPPAGTTGALLDLGCGFGPITCVLASSAPTATVWAVDVNERARELTAGNAARVGAADRVRVAAPDDVPADVTFAQLWSNPPIRVGKDELHRMLLRWLPRLAPDGVAWLVVARHLGGDSLHRWLVEQGWQVERHASQKGYRVLRVTR, from the coding sequence GTGACCGGCGACCACTACTTCACCGCTGAGCCCGCGACGGCCGCCCACCCGCGCGAGGTCGAGTTCTCCGTCGCCGGCCGCGACTACACCCTGACCTCCGCCGGCGGGGTGTTCTCCGCAGCCCGCCTCGACCCCGGCACGGCGGTGCTGCTGCGCAAGGCGGAACTGCCGCCCGCCGGCACCACGGGCGCGCTGCTCGACCTGGGCTGCGGCTTCGGGCCGATCACCTGCGTGCTGGCCAGCTCGGCACCCACGGCGACCGTGTGGGCCGTCGACGTCAACGAGCGGGCCCGCGAGCTGACCGCGGGCAACGCGGCGCGGGTCGGCGCGGCCGACCGGGTGCGCGTCGCCGCACCGGACGACGTGCCCGCCGACGTCACGTTCGCCCAGCTCTGGTCCAACCCGCCGATCCGGGTCGGCAAGGACGAGCTGCACCGGATGCTCCTGCGCTGGCTGCCCCGCCTCGCCCCCGACGGCGTGGCCTGGCTGGTCGTCGCCCGCCACCTGGGCGGCGACTCGCTGCACCGCTGGCTGGTCGAGCAGGGCTGGCAGGTCGAGCGGCACGCCAGCCAGAAGGGCTACCGGGTCCTCCGCGTCACCCGGTAA
- a CDS encoding thiazole synthase, translating to MSFDVGGVSFTSRLILGTGGAANLRVLEDAIRASGTELVTLALRRVDTAPGTAGGLLDLLDRCGVRLLPNTAGCYTAGEAVKVAHLAREAFGTDWVKLEVIGDERTLLPDGVELLRAAEELVDDGFVVLPYTSDDPILARRLADVGCAAVMPAGAPIGSGLGVSNPHHIRLIRQSVDVPVILDAGIGTASDAALAMELGCDAVLLASAVTRAADPVAMATAMRHAVEAGRLAHGAGRIARRFHALASTPDEGRPDL from the coding sequence GTGAGCTTCGACGTGGGCGGCGTGAGCTTCACGTCCCGGCTGATCCTCGGCACCGGTGGCGCGGCCAACCTGCGGGTGCTGGAGGACGCCATCCGCGCCTCCGGCACCGAGCTTGTCACCCTGGCCCTGCGCCGGGTGGACACCGCCCCCGGCACCGCCGGCGGCCTGCTGGACCTGCTGGACCGCTGCGGCGTACGGCTGCTGCCGAACACCGCAGGCTGCTACACGGCGGGCGAGGCGGTCAAGGTGGCGCACCTGGCCCGGGAGGCGTTCGGCACCGACTGGGTGAAGCTGGAGGTGATCGGCGACGAGCGCACGCTGCTGCCCGACGGGGTGGAGCTGCTGCGCGCTGCCGAGGAACTCGTCGACGACGGCTTCGTGGTGCTGCCGTACACCTCCGACGACCCGATTCTCGCGCGGCGGCTGGCCGACGTCGGCTGCGCGGCGGTGATGCCGGCGGGCGCGCCCATCGGCTCCGGCCTGGGCGTGTCGAACCCGCACCACATCCGGCTGATCCGGCAGAGCGTCGACGTGCCGGTGATCCTGGACGCCGGCATCGGCACCGCCTCCGACGCGGCGCTGGCGATGGAGCTGGGCTGCGACGCGGTGCTGCTCGCCAGCGCGGTCACCCGCGCCGCCGACCCGGTGGCGATGGCCACCGCGATGCGGCACGCGGTCGAGGCGGGGCGACTCGCTCACGGGGCGGGCCGGATCGCCCGCCGCTTCCACGCCCTCGCCTCCACCCCCGACGAGGGACGGCCCGACCTGTGA
- a CDS encoding nucleotidyltransferase domain-containing protein, whose translation MIPAGLADRLCAVDGVVAVALGGSRARGEHRPDSDWDLGLYYRGELDVAGLRAVAAAVADEGVELTPPGGWGPWIDGGGWLRVGGAAVDWIYRDLDRVHRIWADCRAGRYEVGVQAGHPLGFYSCAYAGEVAFCRVLADPTGELTALRKETLRYPPALAGALVDGGWEARLLLDGAGKATSAGDSGYVAGCLFRVVGVLAQVLHARAGRWLVNEKGMLASAGRLPDAPPDFARRAQALLAAVGRTPDELAATLADARRLTADVLG comes from the coding sequence GTGATCCCCGCCGGCCTCGCCGACCGCCTGTGCGCGGTCGACGGGGTCGTCGCCGTCGCGCTCGGCGGCAGCCGGGCCCGGGGCGAGCATCGGCCCGACTCCGACTGGGACCTCGGCCTCTACTACCGGGGCGAGCTGGACGTGGCGGGGCTGCGGGCCGTCGCCGCGGCGGTCGCCGACGAGGGGGTCGAGCTGACCCCGCCCGGTGGCTGGGGGCCGTGGATCGACGGCGGCGGATGGCTGCGCGTCGGCGGGGCGGCGGTCGACTGGATCTACCGGGACCTCGACCGGGTGCACCGGATCTGGGCGGACTGCCGGGCCGGCCGCTACGAGGTCGGCGTGCAGGCCGGGCATCCGCTCGGTTTCTACTCGTGCGCCTACGCCGGGGAGGTGGCGTTCTGCCGCGTGCTCGCCGACCCGACGGGCGAGCTGACCGCGCTGCGGAAGGAGACGCTCCGCTACCCGCCAGCCCTGGCCGGGGCCCTGGTCGACGGCGGCTGGGAGGCCCGGCTGCTGCTCGACGGCGCCGGCAAGGCGACGTCCGCCGGCGACAGCGGTTACGTGGCCGGCTGCCTGTTCCGGGTGGTCGGGGTGCTCGCCCAGGTGCTGCACGCCCGGGCCGGGCGGTGGCTGGTCAACGAGAAGGGCATGCTCGCCTCCGCCGGGCGGTTGCCGGACGCCCCGCCCGACTTCGCCCGGCGGGCGCAGGCGCTGCTCGCGGCGGTCGGGCGGACGCCGGACGAACTGGCCGCCACGCTCGCGGACGCCCGCCGCCTCACCGCCGACGTGCTCGGCTGA
- the thiO gene encoding glycine oxidase ThiO, producing MLSRPDVAVVGAGPVGLGIAWRCAARGLRVVVHDPAPGSGASHVAAGMLAPVAEAYFGEHELTGLLTASAARWPAFAAELTAATGADIGYRTEGTLMVGLTADDLAEARRLWAYQQGLGLPVTPLRPSALRDREPALAPRVRGGALAATDHQVDPRRLVPALRTAAERAGATLLPTAVRRLSDVDARVTVVAAGCGAAALTGLPVRPVKGQVLRLRAPGGVPPGFRHVIRGYADGEHVYLVPREDGEVVVGATVEERTDTDVSAGAVLRLLRAAVDLLPELAEYDLVETLAGLRPGTPDNAPILGPLPDRPGVLLATGHHRHGIVLTPVTADLIADLVVTGTPDPLLAPFTPARFLPPNPAGPVGVTGPVGVAELAESADSAGIAGSAATGGSAATAGSASVVRSAAGVAPAVPAVGGRTGPGPSAPEEEHTWN from the coding sequence GTGCTGAGCCGGCCCGACGTCGCCGTGGTGGGGGCGGGACCGGTCGGGCTGGGAATCGCGTGGCGCTGCGCGGCGCGAGGGCTCCGCGTCGTCGTCCACGATCCCGCCCCGGGCTCCGGCGCGTCCCACGTCGCCGCCGGGATGCTCGCCCCGGTCGCCGAGGCGTACTTCGGGGAGCACGAGCTGACCGGGCTGCTGACGGCCTCCGCCGCCCGCTGGCCCGCCTTCGCCGCCGAGCTGACAGCCGCGACCGGCGCGGACATCGGCTACCGCACCGAGGGCACGCTGATGGTCGGGCTCACCGCCGACGACCTGGCGGAGGCGCGGCGGCTGTGGGCGTACCAGCAGGGTCTCGGACTGCCGGTGACGCCGCTGCGCCCCTCGGCGCTGCGGGACCGCGAGCCGGCGCTGGCCCCCCGGGTGCGCGGCGGCGCGCTCGCCGCCACCGACCACCAGGTCGACCCGCGTCGGCTCGTGCCGGCGCTGCGCACCGCCGCCGAGCGGGCCGGCGCCACGCTGCTGCCCACCGCCGTGCGGCGGCTGTCCGACGTGGACGCCCGCGTCACGGTGGTCGCGGCCGGCTGCGGCGCGGCGGCCCTGACCGGGTTGCCGGTGCGGCCGGTGAAGGGCCAGGTGCTGCGGCTCCGCGCGCCCGGCGGCGTCCCGCCGGGCTTCCGGCACGTCATCCGGGGGTACGCCGACGGCGAGCACGTCTATCTCGTGCCCCGCGAAGACGGGGAGGTGGTGGTGGGCGCGACCGTCGAGGAGCGCACCGACACCGACGTCTCCGCCGGGGCGGTGCTGCGCCTGCTCCGCGCCGCCGTCGACCTGCTGCCGGAGTTGGCCGAGTACGACCTCGTGGAGACGCTCGCCGGCCTGCGCCCCGGCACCCCGGACAACGCGCCGATCCTCGGCCCGCTGCCGGACCGGCCGGGCGTGCTCCTCGCGACCGGGCACCACCGGCACGGCATCGTGCTCACCCCCGTCACCGCCGACCTGATCGCCGACCTGGTCGTCACGGGCACGCCAGACCCGCTGCTCGCCCCCTTCACCCCCGCCCGGTTCCTGCCCCCGAACCCGGCCGGTCCGGTCGGCGTCACTGGGCCGGTCGGCGTCGCCGAGCTTGCCGAGAGCGCCGATTCTGCCGGCATCGCCGGTTCGGCCGCGACGGGCGGTTCGGCCGCGACCGCCGGTTCGGCCAGCGTCGTCCGGTCGGCCGCCGGTGTCGCGCCGGCCGTACCCGCAGTCGGCGGCCGGACCGGTCCCGGACCGTCCGCACCCGAGGAGGAGCACACGTGGAACTGA